ATGGGCAAGAGAAAATAAGAAGCCTTTCTTAGGAATTTGTCTAGGAATGCAATGTGCTGTAATAGAATATGCAAGAAGTGTATTGGGATTTGAAGATGCAAATAGTTCAGAAATAAATCCAGATACAAAATATCCTGTAATAGATTTAATGCTAGATCAAAAGGATATTGAAAATCTCGGTGGAACAATGAGATTAGGAAAATATCCATGTAAATTAGATGAAAACAGTAATTCATATGATGTATACAAGAAGGAATTAATTGAAGAAAGACATAGACATAGATATGAATTCAATAATGATTATAGACAACAAATAATTGAAGGCGGAATGAAAATTGTTGGAACAAGTCCTGATGATAGATTAGTTGAAATTGTAGAAGTTCCAGATCATCCTTGGTACGTAGCAGTTCAATTCCATCCAGAATTAAAGTCTAGACCTAATAAGCCACATAGATTATTTGTAGGATTTATAGAAGCATCATTAAAAGAAAATCAAGGAAAGTAAATTTGTTTTATTTTTTAGTTTAAGATATAATATAAATAAAGATTAATAGTTTGAACTGGTAATTACTTTTTGGTAGTTGCCAGTTCAACATAATTTTAAAGATATATAAGCTTTAATTAATATCTTACATATCAATTAAAAAAATTCTGAAAGAAAAGGTGATAATGGAAATTTCTATTTAAGCTTTATCGTTAATTGAACCTTGATAATTGATAATTGGAACATATATAGGCTATACAGTGAAGCTTATACAGTAATGATATGAGTTAAATAAAAGTTGAATATCTTAAAAACTTATATTTATTCCACAGCAAAATCACATCTTATTACCTTACGATTATAATTCCAAGATTTTAATGAGAAAACTAAATAATTTATTTTTATAGATTTATATCTATAAATTGGAGGTGCAATTTTGACAAAACAAGAATATGAAAGTATGACCTTAACTAGTTTGAGGGATATTGCAAAGGATTTAAATGTTAAAAATATATCTAAATTCAAAAAGCATGAATTGATTGAAGAAATTTTGAAAGGTTCAAATAATTTTATAAAAAAAGATGGAGTTATATTGAGAGAAAATATAGCACCTAAAGCTGTAAAGGCAGATGAAACTGTAGTTTCAAGGACTGATAATGCAACTGAAGGCGTAGTTTCAAAGCCTAATAATACAAATGAAGCTGTAAAGGTAACGCAAAGAGAAGATGTGAAGGTGAATAATAATTCTAATGTGAGTTCAGATAATGCTCGAGTTGAAAAAAATGATAAAAAAGAAAATCTACGAGAAATGATAAATGATTCTAGTGTTGCAAATGGAATTTTAGAAATATTAGAAAACAATAGTTTTGGGTTTTTAAGATGTAAGAATTATTTAACTAGTAGTGACGATATTTATGTATCTCCATCTCAAATTAGAAGATTTAATTTAAGAACAGGAGATGAAGTTGAAGGAAAGGTAAGAGAAGCAAAAGAAGGAGAAAAATTTAAAGCTCTTTTATTTGTTCAAAAGGTTAACGGAGAAGCCCCAGAAAAGGCTATAGGAAGAAAATCCTTTGAAACCTTAACTCCAATATATCCTAAGGAAAGAGTTAGACTAGAAACTTCTGATAGCAATGATTTAGCATCAAGATTAATGGATATAATATGTCCTATTGGTAAGGGGCAAAGAGGTATAATAGTAGCGCCACCTAAAGCAGGAAAGACTACAGTATTAAAAAAGATTGCTCAAAATATAGCTAAAAATTATCCTGATACAAAGCTTATTGTATTACTTATAGATGAACGACCAGAAGAAGTTACAGATATGAAGAGATCTATAAACGGAGATGTAGTTTATTCAACTTTTGATGAAGAACCACAAAATCATGCTAAAGTATCTCAAATGGTTTTAGAACGAGCAAAGAGAATGGTTGAGCAAGGTAAAGATGTTGTTATTCTTCTAGATAGTATAACAAGATTATCGAGGGCATATAACCTAACAATAACTCCTACAGGAAGAACTTTATCTGGAGGTCTTGATCCAGGGGCTCTTATTATGCCTAAGAAATTCTTTGGGGCAGCTAGAAAGATTGAAGAAGGTGGAAGCTTAACAATACTTGCAACTGCACTTGTTGAAACTGGTTCAAGAATGGATGATATGATCTTTGAAGAATTTAAGGGAACAGGAAACATGGAAGTTCATTTAGATAGAAGATTACAAGAAAGAAGAATTTTCCCTGCAATTGATATTTACAAATCAGGAACTAGAAAAGATGACTTAATTTTATCAAAAGAAGAATTAGAAGTAGCGTTTTCAATTAGAAGAACTATGTACAAAGATGGGAATATTGAAGATATTACAGAAAATCTTATTAACATATTATCTAAAACTAAAAATAATAAAGAATTTATAGAAGTTTTTCAAAAGAGAAATTCATAGTATAAATGAGTGACAAAAAAGATGACCAATATTATAAATGGTCATCTTTTTTTGCTGTTAGAAATTAATTTGTTTGAAATATTCACTATTTCAGTTAAAGAATAGGTATCAGCTAATTCTTTTAATTTATTTCTCATTTTTGATAATTCCTCAGGATTATTTATTAAATTATCAACTACATTATTAATATTCCGTATGTGTTTTACATGTATGCAGTAACCCTCACCAACTAGAAAATCTATATTTTCATTTTCTTGGCCAGGAATTGCAAATGGTATAACTAAAGGAATATTTTTTACTATGGATTCTGTAACAGTTAAGCCACCTGGTTTTGATATGATAATGTCACAATAATCCATTAGATATGAAATATCTTTAGTAAAGCCTAATATATGAAGTTTTTTGTTTTCAAATGTATTGTTGTTGCAGTAACTAGTTAATTTGTTTCTTAAATTATCATTTTTTCCGCAAACAACTGTGATTCTTAATTTATGTTTATTTTTTAATAATTCCTTAAGAACTAGAAAAATTGTATTTAATCCAAGGCTACCGCTCATTAGCAATAGGTTGAAATACCCATCATTTTTTAATTCATTAACGGATGTAACTTCAGTATAAAATTTGCTATTAATAGGAATACCTAAAGGATATATTTTGTCTGGATTTATATGTCTATCAACTAGAGATTGTTTTGTATAATTACTACCAGTTATATACACATCAACATAAGGATCTACATATAAATAATGTGCCTTGAAGTCTGTAACAATTAAAATAAATGGAATTTTTAATCCTTGTTTTTTTAATGGAGAAATCACACTGATATTTATAGAATGTGTGGCAACAATTACATCAGGATTAAATTCGTTTATTAAAGTAACTGCTTTTCTTCTTGCAAAAAAGAAGAACGGTCTTAAAATTTTGTTAATTAATTTTGTATCAGTTAGGCTGTAAAACAAACCGTAAGTTTTTGGGAAGTATGAAGCTAAAAATTCATAACCTATTACAAGTATCTCATTAATGTATTTTGTATTTTTAGCTAGAAGATCCATTTTTTTTACTTCGTAATTAGCAGCTTTAAAAGATTCTTCTACAGAAGCAGCCGCTTGATTGTGCCCTTGTCCCGTAGAATTAGTTAAAATTAAAACTTTTTTCATGAAAGTCACTCATTTCAAAATGTATTATATTACATGGCTTACCATGTATATTATATTATATATATATTATAATATACATAAAAAAATATTAAGAATTGGTTAATATTTCTTAATTAATATGATTCTTTATGTATTGATAAGCATGAAGTAAAGTGGCTATACCACATTTTGTTGTTAATTTTAATATATGAAAATATAAAGTATATGAATTTAACTTTAAAATATATTTATTTCTGAAACATTAAAAAAAGGAAAGACTGTGTCTTTCCTAGGGGTATTACTTTTTGTCAAGGTTGAATCTCTTGTTGAATTTATCAACTCTTCCACCAACGTCAACAATTTTTTGTTTACCAGTGAAGAATGGGTGGCATTTAGAGCATATTTCAACTTTTAGTTCTTCTTTAGTAGAACCAGTAGTGAAAGTGTTTCCACATGCGCACTTAACCACTGCTTCGTGGTATTCTGGATGTATGCCTTCTCTCATTATTTTTCACCTCTTTCAATTATATAAACTTATGTTAATTATTCAATAACAACCATTAGATTATAGCACAGTGGAATTTTAGCGTCAATAATTAATTAGATTAGCAATAATATAAAAATATCTTTTTATGATGAGAATTAAATGATATAATCGAGTATGATACCTAAAAGGAGAATATTAATAAATGAGTAAATTATATTTTAGATATGGTGCAATGAACTCTGGTAAGTCAACTCATTTGATGCAGGTTGCACATAATTATGAAGAACGTGGTATGAAAATAGTAATTATGAAACCTAAAGTTGATAATAAAGGTGGAGAAACTCTTGTATCAAGACTTGGTGTAAAAAGAAAAGTGGATTTTTTGATATCTGAAGCTGAGGATATTAGAGAAATAGTACATAGTTATTTAAATAAAAATCAGAATATAGATTGCATATTAGTAGATGAAGTTCAATTTTTAAAAAGCCAGCAAATTGATGAGCTATTTGAAATTGCTGTGAAAATTAATATTCCTATTATATGTTATGGACTTAGGACAGATTTTAAAAGAAACGGGTTTGAAGGTAGTACAAGGCTGCTACTGCTCGCGCATAGTATTGAAGAAATGAAGACGATATGTGCGTGTGGTAAAAAGGCAATATTTAATGGAAGAAAAATAAATAATGAATTTGTCTTTGAAGGTCAACAGATTGCAATTGATGAGCAAGATAATGTACAATATGAATCTTTATGTGGAGAATGTTATTACAAATTTAAAGAAAAATAATATAAGAGAGTAAGTGATTTAGATAAATGAAAAGATGTGATGTTGGAGGGCAGGCAGTCATAGAAGGTGTTATGATGCGAGGTAGTAAAAGCCTAGCAACGGCTGTTAGAACTCCAAAAGGAAATATACAGATAGATTTTAAGGATAACAGGCCTATTACCAAGAAATTCCCGTTTTTAAATATACCTTTTCTTAGAGGCTTCTTTGTACTTGTGGAGTCAATGAAAATTGGTATGGAATCTTTAAATTATTCAGCTTCATTTTTAGAAGATGAAGAAGAAGAACCATCAAAATTTGAGAAATGGCTTGAAAACAAATTGGGTGAAAAAGCTAATAATGTGCTAATTGGAATAACTATGTTTATCTCATTTATTTTTGCAATAGGGCTTTTTGTTGCATTGCCTACAGGAATAGCTTCTTTTTTTAAAGTTCTAAGTGTTTCTAATGTTGTTTTAAATTTGGTTGAAGCTGTTATAAGAATAATAATACTTCTATTATATATGTTTTTAATAAGCAAACTTAGTGACATATATAGAGTGTTTCAATATCATGGTGCTGAACATAAGACTATATTTTGTTATGAAGCTATGGAAGAGCTAACAGTAGAAAATGTTAGAAAACAACCAAGACTTCATCCTAGATGTGGAACAAATTTTTTATTCTTAGTTATGTTTGTTAGTATAATAGTTTTTTCTTTTACTGGATGGGGTGGAATTGTAGAAAGATTAGTGCTTAGAATTGTATTTATACCAGTAGTTACAGGAATAAGTTATGAACTTATAAAATGGCTTGGTAAAAATGACAGCATATTAGCTAAAATCATAGCATATCCAGGTCTTAAGTTACAATTATTAACTACTAAAGAGCCTGATGATTCACAAATTGAAGTGGCTATTGCATCTTTAAAAGCTGCAGAAGGAATTAAGGATGCTAAAAAAATTGAAGATCTAATAAATTCT
The window above is part of the Clostridium saccharoperbutylacetonicum N1-4(HMT) genome. Proteins encoded here:
- the rho gene encoding transcription termination factor Rho; the protein is MTKQEYESMTLTSLRDIAKDLNVKNISKFKKHELIEEILKGSNNFIKKDGVILRENIAPKAVKADETVVSRTDNATEGVVSKPNNTNEAVKVTQREDVKVNNNSNVSSDNARVEKNDKKENLREMINDSSVANGILEILENNSFGFLRCKNYLTSSDDIYVSPSQIRRFNLRTGDEVEGKVREAKEGEKFKALLFVQKVNGEAPEKAIGRKSFETLTPIYPKERVRLETSDSNDLASRLMDIICPIGKGQRGIIVAPPKAGKTTVLKKIAQNIAKNYPDTKLIVLLIDERPEEVTDMKRSINGDVVYSTFDEEPQNHAKVSQMVLERAKRMVEQGKDVVILLDSITRLSRAYNLTITPTGRTLSGGLDPGALIMPKKFFGAARKIEEGGSLTILATALVETGSRMDDMIFEEFKGTGNMEVHLDRRLQERRIFPAIDIYKSGTRKDDLILSKEELEVAFSIRRTMYKDGNIEDITENLINILSKTKNNKEFIEVFQKRNS
- a CDS encoding MGDG synthase family glycosyltransferase; its protein translation is MKKVLILTNSTGQGHNQAAASVEESFKAANYEVKKMDLLAKNTKYINEILVIGYEFLASYFPKTYGLFYSLTDTKLINKILRPFFFFARRKAVTLINEFNPDVIVATHSINISVISPLKKQGLKIPFILIVTDFKAHYLYVDPYVDVYITGSNYTKQSLVDRHINPDKIYPLGIPINSKFYTEVTSVNELKNDGYFNLLLMSGSLGLNTIFLVLKELLKNKHKLRITVVCGKNDNLRNKLTSYCNNNTFENKKLHILGFTKDISYLMDYCDIIISKPGGLTVTESIVKNIPLVIPFAIPGQENENIDFLVGEGYCIHVKHIRNINNVVDNLINNPEELSKMRNKLKELADTYSLTEIVNISNKLISNSKKR
- the rpmE gene encoding 50S ribosomal protein L31, with product MREGIHPEYHEAVVKCACGNTFTTGSTKEELKVEICSKCHPFFTGKQKIVDVGGRVDKFNKRFNLDKK
- a CDS encoding thymidine kinase — its product is MSKLYFRYGAMNSGKSTHLMQVAHNYEERGMKIVIMKPKVDNKGGETLVSRLGVKRKVDFLISEAEDIREIVHSYLNKNQNIDCILVDEVQFLKSQQIDELFEIAVKINIPIICYGLRTDFKRNGFEGSTRLLLLAHSIEEMKTICACGKKAIFNGRKINNEFVFEGQQIAIDEQDNVQYESLCGECYYKFKEK
- the prmC gene encoding peptide chain release factor N(5)-glutamine methyltransferase — protein: MKRCDVGGQAVIEGVMMRGSKSLATAVRTPKGNIQIDFKDNRPITKKFPFLNIPFLRGFFVLVESMKIGMESLNYSASFLEDEEEEPSKFEKWLENKLGEKANNVLIGITMFISFIFAIGLFVALPTGIASFFKVLSVSNVVLNLVEAVIRIIILLLYMFLISKLSDIYRVFQYHGAEHKTIFCYEAMEELTVENVRKQPRLHPRCGTNFLFLVMFVSIIVFSFTGWGGIVERLVLRIVFIPVVTGISYELIKWLGKNDSILAKIIAYPGLKLQLLTTKEPDDSQIEVAIASLKAAEGIKDAKKIEDLINSGTVTLKDKGIDTARLDAELLLGSVIEKERVYLITHKEEEVSEEDTKKYFDLIEKRRNKMPVKYILNKCEFMGLDLYVEEGVLIPRDDTEILVEEVLKLIDESEEKYICDLCSGSGAIGIALASFRQNIKVDLIDYYPIPEKVSLINIQKINLENRVTFVKSDLLEKPIEEKKIYDIIVSNPPYIEEEEISKLMEDVKNYEPHTALSGGIDGLDFYKKIISQSREVLRTYGILAFEIGYNQGESVKSLMEENDFKDVRVIKDFAGLDRIVIAVKS